A window of Prolixibacter sp. SD074 contains these coding sequences:
- a CDS encoding 1,4-dihydroxy-6-naphthoate synthase produces MNLTLGFSTCPNDTFIFDAMVHNRIDTEGLTFETVMADVEELNRLAFAGEIDITKLSYAAYAQLTSQYVLLDAGSALGRNNGPLLISKTKIYPDEVPGLRIAVPGEHTTANLLLSVAYPTVKEKKEYLFSDIEEVVLSGEMDAGLIIHENRFTYQKRGLKKILDLGEYWEEATGSPIPLGGIVVNRNLPREVQEKVNRVMKRSVEYAYEQPDASYPFVKLYAQEMEESVMRSHIDLYVNEFTRNLGEEGKQAVRTLYGKAEDLGIIPKLERSIFLD; encoded by the coding sequence ATGAACTTAACACTTGGATTTTCGACGTGTCCGAACGACACGTTTATTTTTGATGCGATGGTCCATAACCGCATCGATACCGAAGGACTGACTTTTGAGACGGTTATGGCGGATGTTGAGGAGTTGAACCGACTGGCGTTTGCCGGCGAAATTGATATTACCAAGTTAAGTTACGCGGCTTATGCACAGTTAACTTCGCAATATGTTTTGCTGGATGCCGGAAGTGCGCTGGGGCGGAATAACGGCCCGTTACTGATTAGTAAAACGAAGATTTATCCCGACGAAGTGCCCGGTTTGCGCATTGCGGTTCCCGGCGAACACACCACGGCCAATTTGTTGCTTAGTGTGGCATATCCTACCGTGAAGGAGAAAAAGGAATACCTGTTTTCGGATATCGAAGAGGTTGTCCTTTCGGGAGAGATGGATGCCGGGTTGATTATTCATGAAAACCGGTTTACCTACCAGAAGAGAGGGCTTAAAAAGATTCTCGACCTGGGCGAGTACTGGGAAGAGGCCACCGGCTCGCCGATTCCCCTGGGTGGTATTGTGGTGAACCGCAACTTGCCGCGCGAAGTGCAGGAGAAGGTTAACCGGGTGATGAAGCGCAGTGTGGAATATGCTTACGAACAACCTGATGCCTCCTATCCGTTTGTGAAACTCTATGCGCAGGAAATGGAGGAGTCGGTAATGCGCAGCCACATCGATTTGTATGTGAACGAATTTACGCGCAACCTGGGCGAGGAAGGCAAACAAGCCGTACGCACCCTGTACGGCAAAGCCGAAGATTTGGGGATTATTCCGAAACTGGAACGGTCGATATTTTTGGATTAA
- a CDS encoding M13 family metallopeptidase: protein MRNKLVALSCALCTGLLFSMTSCNEKGKTESAEPAINLADLDTTLSPAQDFNEYANGGWKKMHPIPAEKSRYGSFDQVGDKTEEQVKTVVQDAANKTNEPGTVAYKIGTMYNLGMDTAKIEKQGLTPLKPYFDEIAAIRTPADVQKTLATFETYGFTTPFGFYAAPDAKNSDLVISQIYQSGLSLPDRSYYTDDNDHAKKLRAEYVDHVARMFGLMGDDDATAKKNAETVMSMEARMAKAAMTRLEQRDPDKTYNKTNLKGLVEMAPDIDWTSYFRQIGVQPEDINVEQPAFMKEVDAMVKDVPVADWKTYFRWSLIDGTASYLSDAFVKQNFDFFGKTMSGVEVMRPRWKRVQGTVSGAMSMAIGQLYVKKYFPPEAKQRMLALVENLRKALGNRIKNLEWMGDETKKKAEEKLAAIGVKVGYPDKWRDYSGLEIKDDSYVQNVLRARKFGFEYNRDKVNKPVDKTEWHMPPQMVNAYYNPSMNEIVFPAAILQPPFFFVNGDDAVNYGAIGVVIGHEMTHGFDDQGRKFDKNGNLNDWWTDDDAKRFNKRADVLVNEFNQFLVLDTDTVHANGRLCLGENIADLGGLNIAYDAFKMGSKETGKIDGFTPDQRFYLAYAHVWAQNIRDKEALRRAKEDVHSLGRYRVIGPLRNLPAFYAAFNVKPGDKMYLPEDKRAVIW, encoded by the coding sequence ATGAGAAACAAACTGGTGGCGCTTTCATGCGCACTTTGTACCGGCTTGCTTTTTTCAATGACTTCCTGCAATGAAAAAGGTAAGACGGAATCAGCTGAACCGGCAATTAATCTGGCCGATCTGGACACGACACTAAGTCCGGCCCAGGATTTTAATGAGTATGCCAACGGTGGTTGGAAAAAAATGCACCCAATTCCAGCAGAGAAAAGCCGTTATGGTTCATTCGACCAAGTGGGCGATAAAACAGAAGAGCAGGTAAAAACTGTTGTTCAGGATGCTGCTAATAAAACCAACGAGCCCGGGACCGTTGCCTACAAAATTGGCACGATGTATAATCTGGGTATGGATACGGCCAAAATTGAAAAGCAGGGCTTAACCCCGCTAAAACCATATTTCGACGAAATTGCCGCCATTAGAACTCCGGCAGACGTTCAGAAAACGTTGGCAACATTCGAAACCTATGGATTTACCACTCCGTTTGGTTTCTATGCTGCACCCGATGCGAAAAACAGTGACCTGGTCATTTCCCAGATCTATCAGTCAGGACTCAGTTTACCCGATCGTTCTTATTATACCGATGATAACGACCATGCGAAAAAGCTTCGTGCAGAATATGTTGATCATGTAGCCAGGATGTTTGGCTTAATGGGCGACGATGATGCAACTGCAAAGAAAAATGCAGAGACCGTGATGAGCATGGAGGCCCGGATGGCTAAAGCTGCCATGACTCGTCTGGAACAGCGTGATCCGGATAAAACTTACAACAAAACCAATCTGAAAGGATTGGTTGAAATGGCCCCCGATATTGACTGGACTTCTTATTTCCGGCAAATTGGCGTACAGCCGGAAGACATCAATGTAGAGCAGCCTGCTTTCATGAAGGAAGTGGATGCTATGGTTAAAGACGTTCCGGTTGCTGACTGGAAAACCTATTTTCGCTGGTCGTTAATTGACGGTACCGCTTCTTATCTTTCAGATGCTTTCGTAAAACAGAACTTCGATTTCTTCGGAAAGACTATGAGTGGAGTAGAAGTAATGCGCCCACGTTGGAAGCGTGTTCAAGGGACGGTTAGTGGTGCAATGAGTATGGCTATTGGTCAGCTGTATGTAAAAAAGTATTTCCCGCCCGAAGCGAAACAGCGTATGCTGGCCCTGGTCGAAAATCTGCGTAAAGCATTGGGTAACCGCATCAAGAATCTTGAATGGATGGGTGACGAGACCAAAAAGAAAGCTGAAGAAAAATTAGCTGCCATTGGCGTAAAAGTTGGTTATCCCGATAAATGGCGTGATTATTCAGGCCTGGAGATCAAAGATGACTCGTATGTACAGAATGTTCTGCGGGCACGCAAATTTGGTTTCGAATACAACCGCGACAAAGTAAATAAACCGGTTGATAAAACTGAATGGCATATGCCTCCGCAGATGGTAAATGCTTATTACAATCCAAGCATGAACGAAATTGTATTCCCGGCAGCTATTCTGCAGCCTCCGTTCTTCTTCGTGAATGGTGACGATGCCGTCAATTATGGCGCTATCGGTGTGGTTATTGGTCACGAAATGACTCACGGTTTCGATGACCAGGGACGTAAATTCGATAAAAACGGTAACCTGAATGACTGGTGGACCGATGATGACGCTAAGCGTTTCAATAAGCGGGCCGATGTTTTGGTTAATGAGTTCAATCAGTTCCTGGTTCTGGATACCGATACGGTCCATGCTAACGGACGCCTTTGCCTGGGTGAGAACATTGCCGATCTGGGTGGATTGAATATTGCTTACGATGCTTTCAAAATGGGCAGTAAGGAAACCGGTAAGATTGATGGTTTTACTCCCGACCAGCGTTTTTATCTGGCTTATGCGCATGTGTGGGCACAGAATATTCGTGATAAGGAAGCTCTGCGCCGTGCTAAAGAAGATGTACACTCTCTTGGCCGTTACCGGGTAATTGGCCCGTTGCGGAATTTACCGGCTTTCTATGCAGCCTTTAATGTTAAACCGGGTGATAAAATGTATTTACCTGAAGACAAAAGAGCTGTTATCTGGTGA
- the mqnB gene encoding futalosine hydrolase yields the protein MRVLFVAATCFELKLFLENMEEIEGENSPVSHYRWHDLEIDLILTGVGLSFTTYHLTRLLQKEKYDLVINAGIAGSFYDELSIGTVVNVTSEQFGDLGIEEPGGFKTLFQAGFMKEDQFPFQGGKLMNPHFRQSMELHNVHGLSVNMGHGRNTTIDQLKMNFDADIESMEGAAVFYVCLMEDIPFLEIRAISNFVESRDTTKWDIPTALENLTDELLKILRNFATVLQIS from the coding sequence ATGAGGGTTCTTTTTGTAGCAGCGACTTGTTTTGAACTGAAGCTTTTCCTGGAAAATATGGAGGAAATAGAAGGCGAAAATTCCCCGGTGTCGCATTATCGCTGGCACGATTTGGAGATTGACTTAATTCTTACCGGTGTGGGGCTTTCCTTCACCACCTACCATTTGACGCGTCTTCTTCAGAAAGAAAAATACGATTTAGTGATTAATGCCGGTATAGCCGGAAGTTTTTACGACGAGCTTTCCATTGGCACGGTGGTTAATGTGACCTCCGAACAGTTTGGCGATTTGGGCATTGAAGAGCCGGGCGGTTTTAAAACATTGTTTCAGGCTGGTTTTATGAAGGAAGATCAGTTTCCTTTCCAGGGAGGAAAACTGATGAACCCGCATTTCCGCCAAAGCATGGAATTGCACAATGTACATGGCTTGAGTGTGAATATGGGCCATGGCCGTAACACCACCATTGACCAGTTGAAGATGAACTTTGATGCCGATATCGAATCGATGGAAGGCGCGGCTGTTTTTTACGTTTGCCTGATGGAGGACATTCCGTTTCTCGAAATACGCGCTATTTCGAATTTTGTTGAATCGCGCGACACAACCAAATGGGACATCCCAACCGCTTTGGAGAACCTGACGGACGAATTGTTGAAAATTCTTCGCAACTTTGCTACCGTACTACAGATTTCATAA
- a CDS encoding tyrosine-type recombinase/integrase translates to MPTKPTIVLEKARHRDKTVVTLRFGYDQKVIDSVKQVAGARWGQTMGCWYVPEGQFDLHAFFEALKGMAYVDYSELKKRNGKQPTQRPGSIKPRYNLKNIKSHVSPEVKTKIQSFKKWMEQKRYAANSVKTYIHQLEIFFGFHQNKTPETITDNDIMHFNTEFIMKNGLSATFQNQTVSALKQFYQFHYNRRIVSEKIERPIKGKPLPKVFSKEDLEKFFNGITNAKHKMAMMLIYSCGLRRSELIQLKLNHLDSKRRLLSVIDSKGKKDRVIPISERLLSKIKEYYHAYQPKQYLIEGQTPGGPLTASSLQKVFKATLEKTGIKKVYTIHCLRHSFATHLLENGTDLRYIQELLGHKSSKTTEIYTHVSNRALQNIKNPFDDLKI, encoded by the coding sequence ATGCCGACAAAGCCGACCATCGTACTTGAAAAAGCCCGTCACCGTGATAAAACAGTGGTCACCCTAAGGTTTGGTTACGACCAGAAGGTGATTGACAGCGTGAAGCAGGTAGCCGGTGCACGCTGGGGCCAAACGATGGGATGTTGGTACGTCCCGGAAGGGCAGTTCGATTTGCATGCCTTTTTTGAGGCATTGAAAGGGATGGCCTACGTAGATTATTCGGAGTTAAAGAAAAGAAATGGCAAGCAACCTACCCAGCGTCCAGGCTCAATTAAGCCCCGTTACAATTTAAAGAACATCAAATCGCACGTATCGCCTGAGGTGAAGACAAAAATCCAGTCCTTCAAAAAATGGATGGAACAAAAACGGTATGCTGCCAACAGTGTCAAAACCTATATCCATCAATTGGAAATCTTTTTTGGGTTTCACCAGAACAAAACACCGGAGACCATCACGGATAACGATATTATGCATTTTAACACGGAGTTTATCATGAAAAACGGGCTCAGTGCTACTTTTCAGAATCAGACCGTGAGTGCATTGAAACAGTTTTACCAATTCCACTACAATCGTCGAATAGTCAGTGAAAAGATTGAACGTCCTATAAAGGGAAAGCCATTACCTAAGGTATTTAGTAAAGAAGATTTGGAAAAATTCTTCAATGGAATTACAAACGCCAAGCATAAAATGGCGATGATGCTAATCTACTCGTGTGGACTTCGCAGAAGTGAGTTGATTCAGCTAAAACTAAACCACCTTGATTCGAAGAGAAGGTTACTGTCGGTAATTGACTCGAAAGGGAAAAAAGACCGGGTCATACCGATTAGTGAACGTTTATTGTCGAAAATAAAAGAATATTATCATGCTTATCAGCCCAAACAGTACCTGATAGAAGGACAAACCCCGGGAGGGCCATTAACAGCATCGAGCCTGCAAAAGGTTTTTAAAGCAACCCTGGAAAAAACGGGAATCAAGAAGGTTTACACCATTCATTGTTTGCGACACAGTTTTGCTACCCATTTACTGGAAAATGGGACCGATCTTCGCTATATTCAGGAATTGCTTGGACACAAATCGTCAAAAACAACTGAGATTTATACACACGTAAGTAACCGTGCATTGCAAAACATTAAAAACCCATTTGATGATCTCAAAATATAA
- a CDS encoding site-specific DNA-methyltransferase, with amino-acid sequence MKLYETLEQQLKKEPNFVTDNGELKKWVVLNKAQNFDEELIGLLLDNADLKEKFFVNVKGTLVFNQNLFVQFLEQKNYLNDSYTQYKNKVGLTIDDKYLKQRNEVALVWPFKDCILEGGQSRDEDEREEIFFNEILAQDEITQLLEPKVLTNAKRIDKDGDKLLDQFKRNENGTITDNLIIKGNNLLALHTLKKEFAGKVKLIYIDPPYNTGGLGDTFTYNNSFKRSTWLTFMYNRLIAAKDLLRKDGVLIVAIDENEQPHLGVMLKEFFKDYEVHCITIVHNPRGVQGTNFSYTHEYAFFVVPKGKKLIGNRIIDESEIDFSNLRNWGGESLRSDAKNCFYPIVVDPKTSEIIEFGEVCEDDFHPSKREIIKDGKVYIYPIDNDNIERKWRYARQSVEEIKDLLRARKKSGQWDVEIGKNFGQYKTVWIDPKYDANEYGTKIVSRLVPENKFSFPKSLYNVKDCVYAVVGNDKDAIVLDYHAGSGTTAHAVLELNKEDGGNRKFIMCEQMDYVETVTSKRVQRVIEQNGSDEFIYLELKKYNQTFIEQIEEAKDTEALLQVWEQMKAKSFLNYNVDIKKQDEHLEEFKALSLAEQKQHLCELLDKNQLYVNLSSLNDADFTCTAEEKKVTQNFYQIKK; translated from the coding sequence ATGAAACTATACGAAACATTAGAGCAACAACTAAAGAAAGAGCCCAACTTTGTGACAGACAACGGAGAACTGAAAAAATGGGTGGTGCTGAACAAAGCACAGAACTTTGACGAAGAACTGATTGGACTGTTGTTAGACAATGCAGACCTGAAAGAAAAGTTTTTTGTAAACGTGAAAGGCACTTTGGTTTTCAACCAAAACCTGTTTGTGCAGTTTCTAGAGCAGAAAAACTACCTGAACGATAGCTACACCCAATACAAAAACAAGGTTGGACTTACCATTGACGACAAATACTTAAAACAACGCAACGAAGTGGCTTTGGTATGGCCATTTAAGGACTGCATTTTGGAAGGCGGACAAAGCCGTGATGAAGACGAACGAGAGGAAATTTTTTTCAATGAAATTTTGGCACAAGACGAAATTACCCAACTCCTAGAACCAAAGGTTTTGACAAATGCCAAACGCATTGACAAAGACGGAGACAAACTACTTGACCAATTTAAACGAAACGAGAACGGCACGATAACCGACAACCTGATTATAAAAGGAAACAACCTTTTAGCCTTGCACACTCTAAAAAAAGAATTTGCAGGAAAAGTAAAACTGATTTACATAGACCCACCATATAATACAGGTGGATTAGGAGATACTTTTACTTACAATAATAGTTTTAAGCGTTCAACTTGGCTAACCTTTATGTATAATAGGTTAATAGCTGCAAAAGACTTATTGAGAAAAGATGGTGTATTGATAGTAGCAATTGATGAAAATGAACAACCTCATTTGGGCGTAATGCTTAAAGAGTTTTTCAAAGATTATGAAGTGCATTGCATAACAATTGTTCATAATCCAAGGGGTGTTCAAGGGACAAATTTCTCATATACACACGAATACGCATTTTTTGTTGTCCCAAAAGGAAAGAAATTAATTGGAAATAGAATAATTGACGAAAGCGAAATTGACTTTTCCAATTTAAGAAATTGGGGTGGTGAGAGTTTAAGAAGTGATGCAAAAAATTGTTTCTATCCAATTGTTGTTGACCCAAAGACTTCAGAAATAATTGAATTTGGTGAAGTATGTGAAGATGATTTTCACCCAAGTAAAAGAGAAATTATCAAAGACGGTAAGGTTTATATTTATCCAATAGATAATGATAATATTGAAAGAAAGTGGAGATATGCGAGACAATCCGTTGAAGAAATAAAAGACCTACTTCGAGCAAGAAAAAAAAGTGGCCAATGGGATGTTGAAATCGGTAAAAATTTTGGGCAATACAAAACTGTTTGGATTGACCCTAAATATGATGCTAATGAGTATGGGACAAAAATTGTTAGTAGATTAGTTCCAGAAAATAAATTTAGTTTTCCGAAATCATTATACAATGTAAAAGATTGTGTTTATGCCGTTGTTGGTAACGATAAAGATGCTATTGTTTTGGATTATCACGCAGGCAGTGGTACAACTGCACACGCAGTTTTAGAATTAAACAAGGAAGATGGTGGAAATCGCAAATTCATTATGTGTGAGCAAATGGACTATGTTGAAACTGTAACTTCAAAACGCGTTCAGAGAGTGATTGAGCAAAATGGTTCAGATGAATTTATCTATCTCGAACTCAAAAAATACAATCAAACTTTCATTGAGCAGATTGAAGAAGCCAAAGACACTGAAGCACTTTTACAGGTTTGGGAACAGATGAAAGCAAAAAGCTTCTTGAATTACAATGTGGATATAAAGAAGCAAGATGAGCATTTGGAAGAGTTTAAAGCCTTGAGCCTTGCCGAGCAAAAACAACACCTTTGCGAGCTATTAGACAAAAACCAATTGTATGTAAATCTTTCTTCGCTTAATGATGCCGACTTTACTTGCACCGCAGAAGAAAAGAAAGTAACCCAAAATTTTTACCAAATTAAGAAGTAA
- the fabD gene encoding ACP S-malonyltransferase has protein sequence MKAFVFPGQGAQFVGMGKDLYDNSDLARELFEKANDILGFRITDLMFEGADEDLKQTKVTQPAIFLHSVLLAKTLDDEFKPDMVAGHSLGEFSALVANGALSFEDGLVLVSKRAMAMQKACELEPSTMAAIVGLEDDVVEKVCAEIDDVVVPANYNCPGQLVISGSNEGIDKACAKLTGLGAKRALKLMVGGAFHSPLMESARTELAEAIEATTFDKPNCPVYQNVTASAVTDPDEIRKNLVAQLTAPVRWTQTVKTMIADGATSFTEIGPGKVLQGLVKKVDRSMETNGINAYQA, from the coding sequence ATGAAAGCATTCGTTTTTCCCGGACAGGGGGCCCAGTTTGTTGGAATGGGAAAAGACCTGTACGACAATTCCGATTTGGCCCGCGAACTTTTCGAAAAGGCCAATGATATTCTCGGTTTCCGTATTACCGACCTGATGTTTGAAGGCGCTGACGAAGATCTAAAACAGACCAAAGTTACGCAACCGGCCATTTTCCTGCACTCCGTGCTGCTGGCGAAAACCCTGGACGATGAATTCAAACCCGACATGGTTGCCGGTCATTCATTAGGCGAGTTCTCCGCGCTGGTTGCCAATGGAGCGTTGTCGTTTGAAGATGGATTGGTACTCGTATCGAAACGGGCGATGGCGATGCAGAAAGCCTGCGAACTGGAGCCTTCTACCATGGCGGCAATTGTGGGCCTGGAAGACGATGTTGTGGAAAAAGTTTGTGCTGAAATCGACGACGTAGTTGTCCCGGCCAATTACAACTGCCCCGGACAGCTGGTTATTTCCGGTTCGAACGAAGGCATCGATAAGGCTTGTGCCAAATTAACCGGGCTGGGAGCCAAACGGGCCCTCAAACTCATGGTTGGCGGCGCTTTCCACTCTCCGCTGATGGAATCGGCCCGCACCGAACTGGCCGAAGCCATCGAAGCAACAACCTTCGATAAACCCAATTGCCCGGTTTACCAGAATGTGACTGCATCAGCCGTTACCGATCCCGACGAAATCCGGAAAAACCTGGTAGCACAATTAACGGCTCCGGTACGCTGGACACAGACCGTTAAAACTATGATTGCTGACGGAGCTACTTCATTCACCGAAATTGGTCCGGGAAAAGTACTTCAGGGGCTGGTGAAAAAAGTCGACCGCAGTATGGAAACCAACGGTATCAACGCTTACCAGGCATAA
- the araD gene encoding L-ribulose-5-phosphate 4-epimerase AraD: MRWEFFGVKMLESLKHQVYKASLRLVEQGLVIFTWGNVSAIDRKSGLVVIKPSGVSYDEMVPADMVVVDIDGKVIEGELKPSSDTETHLILYRSFSEIGAIVHSHSEYATAWAQAGLGIPPLGITHANYFNGEIPCTPPVEQKPEDADPELATGSVIVGTFDRMHLDPSRIPGVLVYGHGPFCWGEDVSRAFDHTVVLETVARMAHHTLALKNVSPVEKQFLDRHFFE; this comes from the coding sequence TTGAGGTGGGAGTTTTTTGGTGTTAAGATGCTTGAAAGTTTAAAACACCAGGTTTATAAAGCAAGTCTGCGATTGGTTGAGCAGGGACTGGTTATTTTTACCTGGGGAAATGTCAGTGCGATTGACAGGAAAAGCGGACTGGTCGTTATCAAGCCTTCCGGGGTTTCATATGATGAGATGGTTCCTGCGGATATGGTGGTCGTGGATATTGATGGAAAGGTGATTGAAGGAGAACTGAAACCTTCTTCCGATACGGAAACACACTTGATTTTGTACCGTAGTTTTTCGGAAATTGGAGCGATTGTTCATTCGCATTCCGAATATGCAACAGCCTGGGCCCAGGCTGGACTGGGCATTCCGCCGTTAGGCATCACACATGCCAATTATTTCAATGGCGAAATTCCCTGTACGCCACCTGTTGAACAGAAACCGGAAGATGCGGATCCGGAACTGGCAACGGGTAGTGTGATTGTAGGGACATTTGATCGGATGCATTTGGATCCTTCCCGTATTCCGGGAGTTTTGGTTTACGGTCACGGGCCTTTCTGTTGGGGAGAAGATGTGAGCCGTGCGTTCGATCACACGGTGGTACTGGAGACGGTGGCCCGGATGGCCCATCACACCCTGGCGCTGAAGAATGTTTCGCCGGTGGAGAAGCAATTTCTCGACCGCCATTTCTTTGAATAA
- the folE gene encoding GTP cyclohydrolase I FolE, protein MKFSLNKENNGGYSKIEHYNTENVEKLATNYHDVLGLLGEDPNREGLKKTPMRVAKAMQFLTQGYNMDPEEILQSAKFKEDYRQMVIVKDIELYSLCEHHMLPFFGKAHVAYIPNGYITGLSKIARVVEAYSRRLQVQERLTLQIKECIQNSLNPLGVAVVIEATHMCMVMRGIEKQNSVTTTSDFTGAFEKVATREEFIRLISSDLS, encoded by the coding sequence ATGAAATTTTCGCTTAACAAAGAGAATAACGGGGGATACAGTAAAATAGAACACTACAATACCGAAAATGTAGAAAAACTGGCCACCAACTACCACGATGTACTGGGATTGCTCGGTGAAGATCCAAATCGCGAAGGATTGAAAAAAACACCCATGCGGGTAGCCAAAGCCATGCAGTTTCTGACCCAGGGATACAACATGGACCCGGAAGAAATTCTACAATCGGCCAAGTTCAAGGAAGATTACCGCCAAATGGTAATCGTAAAAGACATCGAACTCTATTCGCTTTGCGAACATCACATGCTACCTTTTTTCGGAAAAGCGCATGTTGCCTACATCCCGAATGGATACATTACCGGATTGAGCAAGATTGCCCGCGTAGTGGAAGCTTACTCACGCCGGTTACAGGTTCAGGAACGTCTCACGCTTCAAATTAAGGAGTGTATCCAAAATTCACTCAATCCGCTGGGGGTTGCCGTAGTCATCGAAGCTACCCACATGTGCATGGTGATGCGCGGCATCGAAAAACAGAATTCTGTTACGACGACATCCGATTTCACCGGAGCATTCGAAAAGGTAGCCACCCGCGAGGAGTTTATTCGACTTATTAGTTCCGATCTTTCATAA